AAGATAGCAAGGGGAGAAAGCGAAAGTGCAGAGTTTAGAATTCCGCTTTCTCAGCCAACTATGCGCACGATTCGGATTCTTCTGACTACCGTTCTCGACCAACATCGAGAAAGTATTAAGGGAATTGCTATGACAGTGCAAGACATTACTCGCGAAGTCGAACTGAATGAGGCAAAAAGCCAATTTATCAGCAACGTCTCTCACGAATTACGCACGCCTTTGTTTAATATCAAGACTTATATTGAAACCCTTCACGACTACGGTGAAAACCTCAGCACCGAAGAACAGAGGGAATTTTTAGCAACTGCAAATAACGAAACCGATCGCCTCACTCGTTTGGTTAATGATGTCTTAGACTTATCTCGTTTAGAATCTTCTTGTCGGATCTATCATTTTGAAGGGGTAGATTTGGCACAAGCAGTCGAACAAACTTTGCGAAATTATCAATTGAATGCTAGAGATAAAGGAATTGAATTAATTCAGCAAATCGAACCCGAACTACCACAAGTTTTTGGACATTACGACTTATTGCTTCAGGTATTTACTAATTTAGTTGGAAACGCACTTAAATTTACTCAGCAAGGTGGAAAAGTAGCGATCCGTGCGTATAAAATGGAGCCTGCAAGCGGCGATCGCATTGTATCTCCCCAGGTGAGAATTGAAATTTCTGATACAGGAATTGGTATCGATCCAGAGGATCAAGCAGCTATTTTCGATCGCTTTTTCCGCGTGGAAAACCGCGTACACACTTTAGAAGGAACCGGGTTAGGACTTTCTATTGTGAAAAATATTATGGACAAACATCATGCCAACATTCATTTGGTTAGTGAGGTTGGTGTCGGGACAACTTTCTGGTTCGATCTAGCAATATTTCAAGAACATAGTAATAAGAGTATGGGCATACCAGAAGTAGATATTTCAACTGAAAATGCAATTGATACAACCGCTCATGTAGTTTAACGCGATGAAATGCGATCGCGTACACTTGTTATATCTTGCCATCCATAGGCAATTTCTTTTAACATTACCCCGCCTCTTTCAATTTGTTTTTCGTATACTTTTTGTCCACCAATATTTTCATAAAATCCACAAGCAGGGTTATTTGCTAATACCCAAACTAACATTGAGTTAAAACCCAATTCAGATAGTTTATCCACAGCAGATAGAGTTAATTTGTAACCAATTCCCTGACGCTGGTATGCTGCTAAAATGTATATGGCATATAACTCACCTTTGTAAGTGCGATCGCTAGTTCGTTCTTTTCCACTATTAGCAAAACCAATAATTTCTCCTGAATTGTTCTCAGCTACATCAACGAATTGGCTGCTACTCATAGTATCTTCTATAATTTTTTGCCAAGCAATCTCTCGCTGCTGGTAGGAAAGTTTAGCTAGATATGATTCTGGAATAATTCCTTTATATGTCGTATACCAAGTATCTACATGTACCCGTGCGATCGCTTGTACGTCATTTAAATTTGCTTCTCTTATAATCATTACTCGCTCATCGTTGCCAGAATTTCGAGTTTAGCTCATGCTATAATTTTTACAAATTTCTTACCATAGTTTGTGCATTCGATGGAAACAACCCGCTTATCAAGTGAAGGTCAAGTTATTATCCCAAAGATATTACGCAGTATTCATGGTTGGGAAGCAGGACAAGAACTGATTGTAATTGATACAGGTGATGGCATTCTGCTTAAACCTAAAAAACCTTTCCCAGAAACAACATTGCAGAATGTTGCAGGATGTTTGAAATATCAAGATAAGCCTAAAAGTTTAGGTGAAATGAAAGATGCAATTCGTCAGGGAATAGCGGCTCAGTGGCGTGGTTTCAGTTGACACGAATACCGAATGTTTATCTCACAAATATAAACGCGATCGCGCAAGTTTTGCAATGGCACGAAAATGGCTTAGATTTTGCTGATGCATTTCACCTAGCTCAAAGTCAGAATTACTCAGCAATCTATACGTTTGACGAAAAGTTTCTGAAACGGGCAAAAAATTTATCAACGCAATGTGAGGTCAAGCAACCTGGATGAATATTGCGTTGATAATATATTTCTCTAAAAAATAAAAAATTTTCCAGCCTGCTGCAAATCTACGTTACCACCGCTGATAACCACTCCAACTCTTGCTCCTGGTGCAGTGACAACACCCTCTACTAAAGCGGCGGCGGCTAATACTCCTGTGGGTTCGACGACAATCTTCATTCTCTCCCACAAAAAATACATGGTGCGTTTAATCGCATCTTCCGATACTGTCACCATGTCATCTACATATTTCAATACTAAAGGAAAAGTAATTTTTCCCAAAGACGGAGTACGAGCGCCGTCAGC
This window of the Chroococcidiopsis thermalis PCC 7203 genome carries:
- a CDS encoding GNAT family N-acetyltransferase, which produces MIIREANLNDVQAIARVHVDTWYTTYKGIIPESYLAKLSYQQREIAWQKIIEDTMSSSQFVDVAENNSGEIIGFANSGKERTSDRTYKGELYAIYILAAYQRQGIGYKLTLSAVDKLSELGFNSMLVWVLANNPACGFYENIGGQKVYEKQIERGGVMLKEIAYGWQDITSVRDRISSR
- a CDS encoding AbrB/MazE/SpoVT family DNA-binding domain-containing protein → METTRLSSEGQVIIPKILRSIHGWEAGQELIVIDTGDGILLKPKKPFPETTLQNVAGCLKYQDKPKSLGEMKDAIRQGIAAQWRGFS